One window of the Thermococcus sp. P6 genome contains the following:
- a CDS encoding PPC domain-containing DNA-binding protein, giving the protein MRFSKGRNFLFRIPEGEEIGGFINRFAKENNILMGTVRGIGSLRNPKIGYFDEKAGKYRVIPLEGTYELVSLSGNISVKDGQPFAHIHVALGGPDGRVHGGHLVEGEVFVAEVLVEELLGEVLERKPRENGLALWDEAEL; this is encoded by the coding sequence GTGAGGTTTTCAAAGGGACGGAACTTCCTCTTCCGGATCCCCGAGGGGGAAGAAATTGGCGGGTTCATCAACAGGTTCGCAAAGGAGAACAACATCCTCATGGGCACGGTGCGCGGGATAGGCAGCCTGAGGAACCCCAAGATCGGTTACTTCGATGAAAAAGCCGGGAAGTACAGGGTTATCCCGCTCGAGGGGACCTACGAGCTGGTTTCACTCTCAGGGAACATAAGCGTGAAGGACGGCCAGCCCTTCGCACACATCCACGTTGCCCTCGGCGGACCGGATGGGAGAGTTCACGGGGGGCACCTGGTAGAAGGAGAAGTCTTCGTGGCCGAGGTTCTGGTGGAAGAACTCCTCGGAGAGGTTCTGGAGAGGAAACCCCGGGAGAACGGGCTGGCCCTGTGGGACGAGGCGGAGCTCTAA
- the albA gene encoding DNA-binding protein Alba: MAEEHVVYIGKKPVMNYVLAVITQFNEGAKEVSVKARGRAISRAVDVAEIVRNRFLPEVRVKEIKIGTEELPTADGRTTNTSTIEITLERP; this comes from the coding sequence ATGGCTGAGGAGCACGTTGTCTACATTGGAAAGAAGCCGGTTATGAACTACGTCCTCGCCGTAATAACCCAGTTCAACGAGGGCGCCAAGGAAGTTAGCGTTAAAGCTCGCGGTAGGGCCATCAGCAGGGCCGTTGACGTTGCCGAGATCGTCAGGAACAGGTTCCTCCCGGAGGTCAGGGTTAAGGAGATTAAGATCGGCACCGAGGAGCTTCCGACTGCCGATGGCAGGACCACCAACACCTCGACCATCGAGATAACCCTTGAGAGGCCGTGA
- a CDS encoding cyclic nucleotide-binding/CBS domain-containing protein — protein sequence MAPRMTVGQAVKRRAVIIRPGDTVHRVARILSKNKVGSAVVVKGDEVVGIITDRDILDKVVARERDPKKVKVEDVMTGDPVTIEDDYDVQDAIERMTEKGIRRLLVTRLGKPIGFVTAADLLTALNTYGNEEEEETGEMEETEVYGICELCGQYGPLYRVYIEGGEKWVCESCKDSLNL from the coding sequence ATGGCACCAAGGATGACCGTGGGACAAGCGGTTAAGCGGAGGGCAGTTATCATCAGACCGGGCGATACGGTTCACAGGGTCGCAAGGATTCTCTCAAAGAACAAGGTGGGGAGCGCGGTAGTCGTTAAGGGCGACGAGGTGGTTGGTATAATTACCGACAGGGATATACTCGACAAGGTCGTCGCGAGAGAGCGTGACCCGAAGAAGGTTAAAGTCGAGGACGTAATGACGGGGGACCCCGTAACCATTGAGGATGACTACGATGTCCAGGACGCGATAGAAAGGATGACGGAAAAGGGCATCAGAAGGCTCCTCGTCACCAGACTCGGAAAGCCGATAGGCTTCGTTACCGCCGCGGACCTTCTCACGGCTTTAAACACCTACGGCAACGAGGAGGAAGAGGAGACCGGGGAGATGGAGGAAACGGAGGTCTATGGAATATGCGAGCTCTGCGGACAGTACGGACCGCTCTACAGGGTCTACATAGAGGGCGGAGAGAAGTGGGTATGCGAGAGCTGTAAGGACAGCCTCAACCTCTGA
- the mtnA gene encoding S-methyl-5-thioribose-1-phosphate isomerase, with the protein METRYRPEELTRLPRSVAYEKGRVVMIDQTLLPAEFRTIELRTVDEVASAIVTMKVRGAPAIGAAAAFGLALYADTAKAKDRDGFMEGFYSAYEKLKNTRPTAVNLFWALNRIRKLVEENLESPLEEIRRLVVEEAHRIADEDVEANLRIGHYGAGALPEGNLLTHCNAGSLATVQLGTVGAVLRVMHRDGTLKLLWVDETRPVLQGARLSAWEYSYDGIPLKLISDDAAGFVMAQGKVDGIIVGADRIVANGDFANKIGTYSLAVLAKEHGIPFFTAAPLSTIDMELKSGKEIPIEERPGEEVLTCGGCKIAPDVDVYNPAFDVTPHKYLTGIITDRGVVYPPFERNLKKLFREGE; encoded by the coding sequence ATGGAGACAAGGTACAGACCGGAGGAACTCACGAGGCTCCCGAGGAGCGTTGCCTATGAAAAAGGAAGGGTCGTTATGATAGACCAGACCCTGCTTCCTGCGGAGTTCAGGACGATAGAACTGAGAACCGTCGATGAGGTCGCCAGCGCCATAGTGACCATGAAGGTTCGCGGGGCCCCCGCCATAGGTGCGGCTGCCGCCTTCGGGCTTGCACTGTACGCGGACACCGCCAAGGCGAAGGACAGGGACGGCTTTATGGAAGGGTTCTACTCCGCTTACGAAAAGCTGAAGAACACCCGCCCAACGGCCGTGAACCTGTTCTGGGCCCTCAACAGAATCAGAAAACTTGTGGAGGAGAACCTCGAGAGCCCTCTGGAGGAGATCAGGAGGCTCGTGGTGGAGGAAGCCCACAGGATAGCCGACGAGGACGTTGAGGCCAACCTGAGGATAGGGCACTACGGTGCCGGGGCTCTCCCGGAGGGGAACCTGCTGACCCACTGCAACGCCGGAAGCCTAGCGACGGTCCAGCTCGGAACGGTGGGGGCCGTGCTCAGGGTCATGCACAGGGATGGAACACTAAAGCTCCTCTGGGTGGACGAGACGAGGCCGGTCCTTCAGGGGGCGAGACTGTCGGCGTGGGAGTACAGTTACGACGGGATCCCCCTCAAGCTCATAAGCGACGACGCAGCTGGTTTCGTCATGGCTCAGGGAAAGGTTGACGGGATAATAGTCGGAGCCGACAGGATAGTGGCGAACGGCGACTTCGCCAACAAGATCGGCACCTACTCGCTGGCGGTCCTCGCGAAGGAACACGGGATACCGTTCTTTACGGCCGCACCGCTTTCAACGATCGACATGGAGCTCAAGAGCGGGAAGGAGATACCCATCGAGGAGAGACCCGGAGAAGAAGTTTTGACCTGCGGTGGATGTAAAATAGCCCCGGACGTTGACGTCTACAACCCGGCCTTTGATGTAACACCGCACAAATACCTGACGGGCATAATAACGGACAGGGGTGTCGTCTATCCACCCTTCGAGAGGAACCTGAAGAAGCTTTTCAGGGAAGGGGAATGA
- a CDS encoding phosphoenolpyruvate carboxykinase (GTP), with protein sequence MNALGFLKERLEPEQFEKIKEIDNPELYEFLAKYIELLNPAKVFVCTDSKEDEDYVRRKAIEYGEEKPLAIEGHTVHYDGYYDQARDKARTKILVPEGVEIPFINTMDREEGLREIHEIMKDIAKGKELFVCFFVLGPKNSVFTIPAVQLTDSAYVAHSEFILYRKGYEEFKRLGREARFLKFVHSAGELDERKTSKNIDKRRIYIDLEGETVYSANTQYGGNTIGLKKLAFRLTIKRAVEEGWLSEHMFLMRVNGPNGRKTYFTGAYPSMCGKTSTAMISWENIVGDDLTFIVDMKGEARGANVEKGVFGIIQGVNPKDDPIIWQVLHSPVEIIFSNVLVKDGKPYWNDMGVEIPEEGENHSGKWWKGKKDAEGNEIPPSHKNARFTVSLEHFPNVDMEALEAPCGVEIGGMIFGGRDADTWPPVREAFDWVHGVITMGASLESETTAATLGKEGVRAFNPMAILDFMSVHLGSYIQNYLEFGKKLRKVPKIFAVNYFLRDEKGNWLNHKLDKAVWLKWMELRVHGDVDAIETPVGYIPRYEDLRRLFKEVLDKEYSREDYEKQFTIRIPEFLAKIDRIEKTYRDIGNIPEELFKTLEEERERLLKARERYGDYVSPFQF encoded by the coding sequence ATGAACGCTCTGGGGTTCCTGAAGGAAAGACTTGAACCAGAACAGTTTGAAAAAATCAAAGAGATTGATAATCCCGAGCTTTATGAATTCTTGGCAAAGTACATCGAACTTCTGAACCCTGCAAAGGTTTTCGTTTGTACGGATTCGAAAGAAGATGAGGACTATGTAAGAAGAAAGGCCATTGAGTACGGCGAGGAGAAGCCCCTCGCAATTGAAGGCCACACCGTTCATTACGACGGCTATTACGATCAGGCAAGGGACAAAGCCAGAACAAAGATACTTGTACCTGAGGGGGTGGAGATACCCTTCATTAATACGATGGATAGGGAAGAGGGCCTCAGGGAGATACATGAGATAATGAAGGACATAGCGAAGGGGAAAGAACTCTTCGTGTGCTTCTTCGTGCTCGGTCCGAAGAATTCTGTTTTCACGATTCCGGCCGTTCAACTTACAGATTCCGCTTACGTTGCTCACAGCGAATTCATACTTTATAGAAAAGGCTATGAAGAGTTTAAACGCCTTGGAAGGGAAGCAAGGTTCCTGAAGTTCGTCCACTCGGCCGGGGAGCTTGACGAGAGAAAGACCAGCAAAAACATCGATAAGAGGAGGATTTACATCGATCTTGAAGGTGAGACCGTTTATTCTGCAAATACGCAATATGGAGGGAATACAATAGGATTAAAGAAGCTTGCCTTCAGACTCACGATCAAAAGGGCCGTTGAAGAGGGCTGGTTGAGCGAGCACATGTTCCTCATGCGCGTCAACGGTCCCAACGGCAGGAAAACCTACTTTACGGGAGCCTACCCGAGCATGTGTGGAAAAACTTCAACCGCCATGATAAGCTGGGAGAATATAGTGGGGGACGATTTAACGTTCATAGTGGACATGAAGGGTGAAGCAAGGGGTGCAAACGTCGAGAAGGGTGTTTTTGGGATAATTCAGGGAGTAAACCCGAAGGACGACCCGATAATCTGGCAGGTTCTCCACTCCCCGGTTGAGATAATCTTCTCCAACGTTCTGGTTAAGGACGGGAAGCCCTACTGGAACGACATGGGCGTGGAGATACCCGAAGAGGGGGAGAATCACAGCGGGAAGTGGTGGAAGGGCAAGAAAGATGCTGAAGGCAACGAGATCCCGCCAAGCCACAAAAACGCCCGCTTTACGGTCAGCCTTGAGCACTTCCCAAACGTTGACATGGAAGCCCTCGAAGCTCCCTGCGGCGTTGAAATAGGCGGGATGATCTTCGGTGGGCGGGATGCCGACACCTGGCCACCCGTAAGGGAGGCCTTCGACTGGGTCCACGGCGTAATAACGATGGGTGCCTCCCTTGAGAGCGAGACCACTGCTGCGACGCTCGGAAAGGAAGGCGTCAGGGCCTTCAACCCGATGGCGATCCTCGATTTCATGAGCGTTCACCTTGGGAGCTATATCCAGAACTACCTTGAGTTTGGAAAGAAGCTCAGGAAGGTCCCAAAGATATTCGCGGTGAACTACTTCCTCCGCGATGAGAAGGGTAACTGGCTGAACCACAAGCTCGATAAAGCTGTATGGCTCAAGTGGATGGAACTGAGGGTGCACGGGGATGTGGATGCAATAGAAACGCCTGTAGGGTATATTCCGAGGTACGAGGACTTAAGAAGGCTCTTCAAGGAGGTACTCGACAAAGAATACAGCCGGGAGGACTACGAGAAGCAGTTCACCATAAGAATTCCGGAGTTTTTGGCAAAAATAGATAGAATTGAAAAGACCTACCGGGACATTGGCAATATTCCGGAAGAATTGTTCAAAACGCTTGAAGAGGAGAGGGAGAGGTTATTGAAGGCAAGGGAAAGATATGGAGACTACGTTTCGCCTTTCCAATTTTAA
- a CDS encoding DUF134 domain-containing protein — protein sequence MPRGMRSGMGWGRGRRRKMRMIGFIPQVKHFYPDLPPMVQPKQPIFMSYEEFEALRLVDYEGLTQEEAGERMGVSRGTVWRALNSARKKVAEMLVEGRELIILPGENEIPRVSDEE from the coding sequence ATGCCAAGGGGAATGCGATCGGGAATGGGATGGGGACGAGGAAGACGAAGGAAGATGAGGATGATCGGGTTCATTCCTCAGGTTAAACACTTCTATCCGGACCTTCCCCCGATGGTCCAACCCAAACAGCCCATATTCATGAGTTACGAGGAGTTCGAAGCCCTCAGGCTGGTGGATTACGAGGGTCTAACTCAGGAAGAGGCCGGGGAAAGGATGGGCGTTTCGAGGGGCACCGTGTGGAGGGCCCTGAATTCGGCCAGAAAGAAGGTTGCGGAGATGCTGGTTGAGGGGAGAGAGTTAATAATACTTCCCGGCGAGAACGAGATCCCTCGAGTTTCGGATGAAGAATGA
- a CDS encoding 6-carboxytetrahydropterin synthase: MGFLVKERKIGWHKDFDSSHFLILPYESKCLRIHGHTYNVDVEVWGELNENGMIFDFNHLSGLVKLLDHRILVSREWVAGKDREKLVIERNGKRLELPGSEAVVLDKPNVTAEYIAEWFAERIAEKAGDNVGRIRVRIWEDPRSYAEITLERR, translated from the coding sequence ATGGGGTTCCTCGTGAAGGAAAGAAAGATAGGGTGGCACAAGGACTTTGACAGCTCCCATTTTCTGATATTGCCTTATGAGAGCAAGTGCCTCCGCATTCACGGGCACACCTACAATGTGGATGTTGAGGTGTGGGGAGAGCTCAACGAGAACGGCATGATATTCGACTTCAACCATCTCAGTGGCCTCGTAAAGCTTCTCGACCATAGAATCCTCGTGAGCAGGGAGTGGGTCGCTGGGAAGGATCGGGAAAAACTCGTCATCGAGCGGAACGGCAAGAGGCTTGAACTTCCCGGAAGCGAAGCGGTCGTTCTCGACAAGCCCAACGTGACGGCCGAGTACATAGCCGAGTGGTTTGCCGAGAGGATAGCCGAAAAGGCCGGGGACAACGTGGGGAGAATCCGGGTGAGGATCTGGGAAGATCCGAGGAGTTACGCCGAGATAACCCTCGAGAGGCGTTAG
- a CDS encoding transcriptional regulator translates to MDYETIDIHDDRARELAQILTNEKAIEILHLVEDRPLSISEISRQLDIPISTVSYHIDKMLRVGLVEVAGKKYGKRLQEVRLYRASNRPILLVPRKSVSKIRKSALGFERLHLISLSVAGLISAGVYAVSRRLLVSVSSSGGNLSVMSTPKRVPVPGSGETSTTARASLSGGPDLAVVLAIVTFVLTFLLASYILRRRT, encoded by the coding sequence TTGGATTATGAGACCATAGACATCCATGATGATAGGGCCAGAGAGCTCGCCCAGATCCTGACGAACGAGAAGGCGATAGAAATCCTTCATCTCGTGGAGGACCGGCCCTTATCCATAAGCGAGATATCGAGACAGCTGGATATCCCCATCTCCACGGTTTCCTATCATATAGATAAGATGCTAAGGGTCGGACTCGTAGAGGTCGCGGGGAAGAAGTACGGGAAGAGGCTCCAGGAGGTCAGGCTCTACAGGGCATCCAACAGGCCCATCCTTCTCGTTCCAAGGAAAAGCGTCTCTAAAATCAGGAAGAGCGCTCTGGGCTTTGAGAGACTCCATCTCATAAGTCTAAGCGTGGCGGGACTGATATCCGCTGGGGTGTATGCGGTATCGAGGAGACTGCTGGTTTCGGTTTCCTCCTCCGGAGGGAACCTGAGCGTGATGTCCACACCCAAGAGAGTGCCTGTGCCCGGATCGGGGGAGACCAGCACAACGGCGCGGGCTTCCTTAAGCGGGGGACCGGACTTAGCTGTGGTTCTCGCGATTGTGACGTTCGTTTTAACGTTTCTCCTCGCCTCGTACATTCTGAGGCGCCGCACCTGA
- a CDS encoding NTPase gives MALRIFVTGPPGAGKTTLVERVAREVDRWGYLVGGMITREIRRAGRRVGFRIVALDTGEEGTLASVRGTSHFPGVPFGRYVVHPDEIERVGVSAIRRALVEADLVVVDEIGPMEYMSDEFVRVTGELLKSGKPLLAVVHRKFVDRFRPLGSVHGLSIENRNAEFGIILDEIMRELKGLRG, from the coding sequence ATGGCGTTGAGGATATTCGTTACAGGCCCTCCGGGAGCGGGCAAAACGACACTGGTAGAGCGCGTCGCCCGGGAGGTCGACCGCTGGGGCTACCTCGTGGGAGGGATGATAACCCGGGAAATCCGGCGGGCTGGAAGGCGCGTTGGTTTCAGGATCGTAGCCCTCGATACGGGCGAAGAAGGGACTCTGGCGAGCGTAAGGGGAACCTCCCACTTTCCGGGCGTTCCCTTCGGCAGGTACGTCGTTCATCCCGACGAGATCGAGAGGGTTGGGGTCTCCGCCATAAGGAGGGCGCTGGTTGAAGCCGATCTGGTGGTCGTGGATGAGATAGGCCCCATGGAGTACATGAGCGATGAGTTCGTAAGGGTTACTGGGGAGCTCCTGAAGTCCGGCAAACCCCTTCTGGCCGTGGTTCACAGAAAGTTCGTCGACAGGTTCCGGCCCCTCGGAAGCGTCCACGGGTTGAGCATCGAGAACAGAAACGCGGAATTCGGAATAATCCTTGACGAGATAATGAGGGAATTAAAGGGCCTCAGAGGTTGA
- a CDS encoding iron-containing alcohol dehydrogenase, with product MFWLKTRIITGSGSLARLSEEVRGSERVLILASRSMKRHGFLREAEDHAGDAGAEVLSITGLPAEPSVEVINEFLPKVRSFQPDLMVALGGGSVIDTTKALKVFYDSPGLEFERIAFIDRFSKPEPVPKLRTGLIAIPSTSGAGSEVSGASVLKKGDVKYNIVTPEIAPDVAILDPRLPVTMPAEVARNSGLDVLVHGIEAYTTRAATPFSDAMAIKAIKTVYKWLPLSIKGDEEARERMHYAATMAGIAFLNARLGLCHAMSHKAAWIGPHGLLNAIFLPYVMEFNMRSEYARRRYAEIARELGFQTAKDLVELVRELNEMLGVPKLRDLVDEETFAEKVEEMAEKAYRDGLVAFNPVEPTPEEIRELYMKAYRGE from the coding sequence ATGTTCTGGCTGAAGACGAGGATAATCACCGGTAGCGGAAGCCTCGCCCGGCTTTCCGAAGAGGTCAGGGGGAGCGAACGCGTCCTCATACTCGCGAGCAGGTCCATGAAGAGGCACGGCTTCCTTCGTGAGGCGGAAGATCATGCCGGGGATGCCGGGGCGGAGGTTCTGTCGATAACTGGCCTCCCGGCGGAGCCAAGCGTTGAAGTAATAAATGAGTTCCTGCCCAAGGTGAGGTCCTTCCAGCCGGACCTTATGGTGGCCCTCGGTGGCGGGAGCGTCATTGACACGACCAAGGCCCTCAAGGTCTTCTACGATTCCCCCGGGCTGGAATTTGAGAGGATAGCCTTCATAGACAGGTTTTCGAAGCCGGAACCGGTTCCGAAGCTCAGGACGGGGTTGATAGCGATACCCTCCACGAGCGGAGCAGGGAGTGAGGTCTCCGGGGCCAGCGTGCTGAAGAAGGGGGACGTAAAATACAACATAGTCACGCCGGAGATAGCCCCCGACGTGGCGATCCTCGATCCAAGGTTGCCGGTGACGATGCCGGCTGAGGTGGCGAGGAATTCAGGGCTGGACGTTCTGGTCCATGGAATTGAAGCTTATACCACCAGAGCGGCAACTCCCTTCAGCGATGCCATGGCGATAAAGGCCATAAAGACCGTCTATAAATGGCTTCCCCTCTCCATTAAGGGCGACGAAGAGGCGAGGGAGAGGATGCATTACGCCGCAACGATGGCGGGTATAGCCTTCCTCAACGCCCGTCTCGGTCTGTGCCACGCCATGAGCCATAAGGCCGCATGGATCGGCCCACACGGTCTTCTCAACGCCATATTCCTTCCCTACGTTATGGAGTTCAACATGAGGAGCGAATACGCGAGGAGGCGCTACGCAGAGATAGCCAGAGAACTGGGCTTCCAGACGGCAAAGGATCTGGTGGAGCTTGTGAGAGAGCTCAACGAGATGCTCGGGGTTCCGAAACTGAGGGATCTGGTGGATGAAGAAACCTTCGCGGAAAAGGTAGAGGAGATGGCCGAGAAGGCCTATCGCGACGGACTCGTTGCCTTCAACCCGGTCGAACCAACTCCAGAGGAGATAAGGGAGCTGTACATGAAGGCGTACAGAGGGGAATGA
- the purB gene encoding adenylosuccinate lyase has translation MAVHPIDYRYGSEEMRRIWDEENKLQKLLDVEAALARAHARVGNIPEESARVISERANTRWVRLERVKEIEAEIHHDIMAVVKALSEVCGEHGKYVHLGATSNDIIDTANALLIRESLELIKRDLRDIRSILKKLAKEHKDTVCIGRTHGQHAVPTTYGMKFAVWLDEIQRHIDRIKEAKDRVLVGQISGAVGTMASLGEKGLEIQRFVMEDLGLKPVRISTQIIQRDVYAELVMLLALIASTLDKIALEIRNLQRTEILEVSEPFGKKQVGSSTMPHKRNPIRSEKICGLARVIYSNVIPALLNNPLWHERDLTNSSVERIILPETFVLLDEMLKNMKKVLEGLEFFPENIRRNLYMTNNLIMAEPLMLKLTERGMGRQEAHELVRELAMKAFEEKKDLLDVAREDRTVNSYLTEEDLKSLKPENYRGLAPKIVENVIEYVEMREAEEKL, from the coding sequence ATGGCAGTTCACCCGATCGATTACCGGTATGGAAGCGAGGAGATGAGGCGCATCTGGGACGAGGAGAACAAGCTTCAGAAGCTTCTTGACGTCGAGGCCGCGCTCGCAAGGGCGCACGCAAGGGTCGGCAACATACCCGAGGAGAGTGCCAGAGTCATAAGCGAGAGGGCAAACACAAGGTGGGTCAGGCTTGAGAGGGTCAAGGAGATAGAGGCCGAGATACACCACGACATAATGGCCGTCGTTAAGGCCCTGAGCGAGGTCTGCGGCGAACACGGGAAGTACGTTCATCTGGGTGCCACATCCAACGATATAATCGATACAGCAAACGCCCTTCTCATAAGGGAGAGCCTGGAGCTTATAAAGAGAGATCTCAGGGATATAAGATCGATACTGAAGAAACTCGCTAAGGAGCACAAGGATACCGTCTGCATAGGAAGGACGCACGGTCAGCACGCGGTTCCGACCACCTACGGCATGAAGTTCGCTGTGTGGCTCGATGAGATTCAAAGGCATATTGACAGGATTAAAGAAGCAAAGGATAGGGTTTTAGTTGGGCAGATAAGCGGGGCCGTTGGAACCATGGCATCTCTGGGTGAAAAGGGGCTGGAGATACAGCGCTTCGTAATGGAAGACCTCGGCCTGAAGCCCGTGAGGATAAGCACCCAGATAATCCAGCGCGATGTTTACGCGGAGCTTGTGATGCTCCTTGCCCTCATAGCCTCGACCCTTGACAAGATTGCCCTCGAGATAAGAAACCTTCAGAGGACGGAGATACTCGAAGTAAGTGAACCCTTCGGAAAAAAACAGGTTGGCTCCTCAACGATGCCCCACAAGAGGAACCCGATAAGGAGTGAAAAAATATGCGGGCTTGCAAGGGTTATATACTCCAATGTAATACCCGCACTTTTGAACAATCCCCTCTGGCACGAGAGGGACCTGACGAACTCCTCCGTCGAAAGGATAATTCTCCCGGAAACATTCGTTCTTCTCGACGAGATGCTTAAGAACATGAAGAAAGTGCTTGAAGGCCTGGAGTTCTTCCCCGAAAACATCAGAAGGAACCTTTACATGACCAACAACCTCATCATGGCCGAGCCTTTGATGCTCAAACTCACGGAAAGGGGCATGGGAAGGCAGGAAGCACACGAACTCGTCAGGGAGCTGGCGATGAAAGCATTTGAGGAGAAAAAAGACCTGTTGGATGTTGCAAGAGAGGATAGGACTGTAAACAGTTATCTAACGGAGGAAGACCTAAAATCCCTAAAACCCGAAAATTACAGGGGGCTTGCACCGAAGATAGTTGAGAACGTGATTGAGTACGTAGAAATGAGAGAAGCCGAGGAAAAGCTTTAA
- a CDS encoding MFS transporter, giving the protein MTVEKNVEYDLTYAKRAMLVVVILPLLIMYTEAMLTPALPTIQKEFAVNPNDISWVLTIYLLVGTVSVAIFGKLGDMYGKKKMFLIALSFYTLGVILNGFAPSFKWLLITRAIQGFGMAIFPLAFSLVREEFPTDMVPQVQGMISAMFGVGMVIALPLGAYVTENWGWRWTYHSAAPLAVIMLILAWKVLRESRYINPGKLDWPGVILLTWAVVPALIAVTRAPDVGWTAGQTITLFGASIVGIVLLYLWEKRAENPLLPIELITSRNPAIVNVGIMFAAFGIAMMNQANVYIFQMKPPYGFGKTILQSGLLMTPMALVMLFVAPLAGKLMPRVVQNRPP; this is encoded by the coding sequence ATGACCGTGGAAAAGAACGTGGAATACGACCTCACCTACGCCAAACGGGCCATGCTCGTGGTGGTTATCCTTCCCCTGCTGATCATGTACACCGAAGCAATGCTGACGCCGGCCTTGCCGACGATCCAGAAGGAGTTCGCGGTGAACCCCAACGACATCAGCTGGGTACTCACGATATACCTCCTCGTTGGAACGGTGAGCGTTGCCATCTTCGGTAAGCTTGGCGACATGTACGGCAAGAAAAAGATGTTTCTCATCGCATTGAGCTTCTACACCCTCGGCGTGATTCTGAACGGCTTTGCACCGAGCTTCAAGTGGCTCCTCATCACCCGTGCCATTCAGGGCTTTGGTATGGCCATATTCCCCCTCGCCTTCAGTCTCGTCCGTGAGGAGTTCCCGACGGACATGGTCCCGCAGGTTCAGGGGATGATAAGCGCGATGTTTGGTGTGGGTATGGTGATAGCCCTTCCGCTCGGAGCCTACGTTACCGAAAACTGGGGCTGGCGCTGGACCTACCATTCCGCCGCCCCCCTCGCGGTGATCATGCTCATCCTCGCCTGGAAGGTTCTCAGGGAGAGCAGGTACATCAACCCCGGAAAACTCGACTGGCCCGGAGTGATCCTCCTCACATGGGCCGTTGTTCCGGCCCTGATTGCCGTAACCCGCGCCCCTGACGTCGGCTGGACGGCCGGGCAAACGATTACTCTCTTCGGGGCCTCCATCGTTGGAATCGTCCTTCTCTACCTCTGGGAAAAACGGGCCGAAAACCCGCTGCTTCCCATCGAGTTAATAACCTCCAGAAACCCGGCCATAGTGAACGTTGGAATAATGTTCGCCGCCTTCGGCATCGCCATGATGAATCAGGCAAACGTCTACATCTTCCAGATGAAACCGCCCTACGGCTTCGGTAAGACCATACTCCAGAGCGGACTTCTAATGACCCCGATGGCCCTCGTCATGTTGTTCGTGGCCCCACTGGCGGGAAAACTTATGCCCCGGGTGGTGCAAAACCGACCGCCATAA
- a CDS encoding Holliday junction resolvase-like protein, translating to MLGWVMAGVLLILVVILWHRYSELKGEIERRARDIFEEWRSTELEAQKQHLEEALRREYKAKLKEWISREEKRIRKDAVNKSKAVIMGQVTEHLIPYFPDFKYDPKDVRFIGTPIDFVVFDGMNSREIERIVFVEVKTGKSGALTKREKQVKDAAEKGELLG from the coding sequence ATGCTTGGATGGGTTATGGCCGGAGTTTTGCTCATTCTGGTAGTGATACTGTGGCATAGATACTCTGAGTTAAAAGGGGAAATTGAGAGGAGGGCAAGGGACATTTTCGAAGAGTGGAGGAGTACCGAATTGGAAGCTCAAAAGCAACATCTGGAAGAGGCCCTTAGGAGAGAATATAAGGCAAAATTGAAGGAATGGATATCCCGAGAAGAAAAGAGAATTAGAAAAGATGCGGTTAACAAAAGCAAAGCAGTTATAATGGGTCAGGTCACGGAGCACTTAATACCCTACTTCCCGGATTTTAAGTATGACCCCAAGGATGTAAGGTTTATTGGAACTCCGATTGATTTTGTGGTGTTCGACGGGATGAATAGCAGAGAAATTGAGAGGATTGTCTTTGTTGAAGTGAAAACCGGGAAATCCGGAGCTTTAACTAAAAGGGAAAAGCAGGTGAAAGATGCCGCGGAGAAAGGGGAATTATTGGGATAA